A stretch of the Saprospiraceae bacterium genome encodes the following:
- a CDS encoding PKD domain-containing protein, which yields MKYKLLLVLTLFISGLAVSQSVVFKPFEYPLSHQKFSYLSDYSLLQTQVSDIQKILDNTQGNIFKLILRTPEQAFQLELYEYNLNSTDRMRTTGGLDAIKQLPKRTDLRTFKGIVNGINNSLVSMTIADGYLHLMIDDRINQYFLDKIQDVDHVFSGEENGQRFVLYKTSDVLPVPGVSCGSTELTRNLEEVQQQVKVTGVFRNRPCLTLFIGLASDFSMILKEGGPANVDNFMSATLADVQTVFDDEFVYEIELVQSATYIADMMATDPFNGITNINTQLTRFVQVANILFGGANHVVGTCWSAKFLLPGTVGVANQPGVCFAEKYNVCSCFAPGQGTQALYLTLQAHNLGHNFNCIHDRPGGGTIMDGASLANTSVIWSFLSKDAVKDFIEMQGLAGACMPFCPGSGIPMPDFTSDKVYGCQPMTVKFQDLSSNASEWKWSFPGGIPGTSTDRNPTVVYLVAGKYEVSLESSNSRCKMSITKLNYIEVNDKPAANFNYGINGKEVFFTDYSARGVEYFWDFGDGETSEEQNPIHVFDRDTCYNVKLTVVNDCGSNTITKRVCVVSLPVADFDADTTAGCAPKIIKFNDKSTNNVKKWEWLFTGGNPSVSFAQNPIVRYDNPGTYDVKLTVYSSSSNNKLTKKLYITIDSLPDAEISNSLNGSIATFTGISRYAKTHFWDFGDNTTSTEINPVHNYKDGRYEVMYIVSNGCGSDTARTVVTIGAKPIAGFQVADPKGCLPFTVQFQNTSTISATDYKWYFPGGNPSTSVQKNPLVTYNSVGKYNVSLVASNFQYSDSVGYADFIEVKTVPTVDFTNAIIGFKSAFTSQATGASSYFWQFGDTKTSTEANPVHDYGVEGEFDVRLIVSNDCGQDTFDKHIAVYLVPKVDFTADTIKGCVPFTVNFKDRSSIDVNEWNWEFENGNPATSTQKNPVVTYTKKGKFAVKLTVKNTNGNNGRTKLQYIVVVSSVLCPEKPKKDRNLVDSKIIEFPFDLGFESRSRINEMSEEVPFVYPNPAKDYITVVTEASSSNPVQLELYNLSGNRMAKYKTNDTVYKIQTESLRSGTYYLRIQDGSSAVIRKFVISE from the coding sequence ATGAAATACAAATTACTTCTGGTTTTAACTCTTTTTATTTCTGGGTTGGCAGTTTCTCAATCTGTTGTTTTTAAACCCTTTGAGTATCCCTTATCTCATCAAAAATTTTCTTATTTAAGTGATTACAGTTTATTGCAAACACAGGTAAGCGATATTCAGAAAATTTTGGACAATACCCAGGGCAATATTTTTAAGCTCATTTTAAGAACTCCTGAACAGGCGTTTCAATTGGAGTTGTATGAGTATAATTTGAATAGCACCGATCGCATGCGCACAACAGGTGGATTGGATGCGATCAAACAACTGCCAAAGAGAACGGACCTTCGTACGTTTAAGGGTATTGTAAATGGAATAAACAATTCCTTGGTGTCCATGACTATTGCAGATGGATATCTACACTTAATGATTGATGATCGAATCAATCAATATTTTCTTGATAAAATACAAGATGTGGATCATGTTTTTTCAGGCGAAGAAAATGGTCAGCGTTTTGTTTTATATAAAACCAGTGATGTACTCCCTGTTCCAGGTGTTAGTTGTGGATCAACTGAATTAACCCGAAATTTAGAAGAGGTACAACAGCAGGTAAAAGTTACTGGGGTATTCAGAAACCGTCCTTGTTTAACACTTTTCATCGGACTGGCTTCTGATTTTAGTATGATTCTAAAAGAAGGAGGCCCCGCCAACGTCGATAATTTTATGTCAGCTACTTTGGCCGATGTTCAAACTGTATTTGATGATGAGTTTGTTTATGAAATTGAATTGGTTCAATCTGCAACCTATATAGCAGATATGATGGCAACAGATCCATTTAATGGAATCACAAATATTAATACACAACTTACTCGCTTTGTCCAGGTAGCCAACATCCTTTTTGGAGGAGCCAATCACGTGGTTGGAACCTGCTGGAGTGCAAAATTTCTGTTACCAGGTACCGTGGGTGTAGCAAATCAACCCGGTGTTTGTTTTGCAGAGAAATACAATGTTTGCAGCTGTTTTGCACCAGGCCAAGGTACGCAGGCTTTATATCTGACCTTGCAGGCTCATAATTTAGGACATAATTTTAATTGCATTCACGATCGCCCCGGTGGAGGTACCATCATGGATGGTGCAAGCTTGGCCAATACCAGCGTAATTTGGAGTTTCTTGTCCAAAGATGCTGTTAAAGATTTTATTGAAATGCAAGGATTAGCCGGTGCATGTATGCCTTTTTGCCCTGGTTCAGGAATTCCAATGCCTGATTTTACTTCTGATAAAGTGTATGGTTGTCAACCAATGACTGTAAAATTTCAAGACCTCTCATCAAACGCCTCAGAATGGAAATGGTCCTTCCCCGGTGGAATCCCTGGAACCTCCACGGACAGAAATCCAACAGTTGTTTATTTAGTTGCCGGAAAATATGAAGTCAGTTTAGAATCAAGCAATTCACGTTGCAAGATGTCTATCACAAAATTAAATTACATCGAAGTCAATGATAAACCTGCTGCTAATTTCAATTATGGAATTAATGGAAAGGAAGTATTTTTTACAGATTATTCTGCAAGAGGAGTCGAGTATTTTTGGGATTTTGGAGATGGAGAAACCAGTGAAGAACAAAATCCTATTCATGTATTTGATCGGGATACTTGCTATAATGTAAAACTTACAGTAGTTAATGATTGTGGTTCAAATACCATTACTAAACGAGTATGTGTTGTTAGTTTGCCAGTTGCAGATTTTGATGCAGATACCACGGCAGGTTGTGCGCCAAAAATTATAAAGTTTAACGACAAATCAACCAACAACGTTAAGAAATGGGAGTGGTTATTTACGGGAGGTAATCCATCGGTATCCTTTGCACAAAATCCAATTGTCCGCTACGATAATCCAGGGACTTATGATGTCAAATTAACTGTTTACAGTTCGTCATCTAATAACAAGCTGACTAAAAAATTATACATCACCATAGACAGTTTGCCGGATGCAGAAATATCAAATTCACTCAATGGAAGTATTGCAACATTTACCGGAATTTCAAGATATGCAAAAACACATTTTTGGGATTTTGGAGACAATACAACAAGTACAGAGATCAATCCGGTGCATAATTACAAAGACGGCCGTTATGAAGTGATGTATATTGTGAGCAATGGATGTGGAAGTGATACAGCAAGGACAGTGGTTACGATAGGAGCAAAACCAATAGCCGGATTTCAGGTAGCAGATCCAAAAGGATGTTTACCATTTACCGTACAGTTTCAAAATACATCGACCATTTCAGCAACGGATTATAAGTGGTATTTCCCAGGAGGGAATCCATCAACCAGTGTACAGAAAAATCCATTGGTTACTTACAACAGTGTGGGTAAATACAATGTAAGTTTAGTAGCTTCAAATTTTCAATATTCGGATTCAGTAGGTTATGCAGATTTTATTGAAGTTAAAACAGTTCCAACAGTAGACTTTACCAATGCAATCATAGGATTTAAATCAGCATTTACCAGCCAGGCCACAGGAGCCAGTTCTTATTTTTGGCAATTTGGCGATACAAAAACCAGTACTGAAGCAAACCCGGTACATGATTATGGAGTGGAAGGAGAATTTGATGTACGATTGATTGTATCCAATGATTGCGGTCAGGATACATTTGACAAACACATTGCGGTGTATCTGGTACCAAAAGTAGATTTCACAGCAGATACGATCAAGGGATGTGTCCCATTCACAGTAAATTTCAAAGACAGATCCTCGATAGACGTCAATGAGTGGAACTGGGAATTTGAAAATGGAAATCCAGCAACTTCAACACAAAAGAATCCAGTAGTAACTTATACGAAGAAAGGAAAATTCGCAGTAAAACTGACGGTAAAGAATACAAATGGAAATAATGGTCGTACCAAACTACAATACATAGTCGTAGTATCTTCAGTGTTGTGTCCGGAAAAACCAAAGAAAGACCGGAATTTAGTGGATAGTAAAATTATAGAGTTTCCATTCGATCTGGGATTTGAATCAAGATCCCGAATCAATGAGATGAGTGAAGAAGTTCCCTTTGTATATCCAAATCCAGCCAAGGATTACATAACAGTTGTAACAGAAGCAAGCAGCAGCAATCCGGTACAACTGGAATTGTACAATTTATCCGGAAACCGGATGGCAAAGTACAAAACCAATGATACGGTATATAAAATACAAACAGAAAGCTTGCGAAGTGGAACGTACTATTTACGAATTCAGGATGGCAGCAGTGCAGTCATACGCAAATTTGTGATATCAGAATAA
- a CDS encoding PKD domain-containing protein, with translation MKHILPLILMFIFCQMAISQTVVMKPFDAPAAHSKVSYLKEYSLLQTSVKDIQKVLNTTPGNIYKLILRTPEHAFQLELFEYSLSAPDRIRTTGGIDDIKMLPARTDLRTFKGTVNGINNSLVSMTIADGFLHLMIDDRSERYFIDKMEDPDKQFISEEDVQQFVLYKASDVLPVPGVSCGATALNKGLEDAKHQVRIHSDSRNRACLTTFIALAADFTMILKHGGPNGVDNFMMANLADVQTVFDDEFYYEIEYVQTATWIADMPNTDPFNGINDIFAELDKFRQIGDILFAGAGYVVATCWTSKFTSGAIGVAYLPGVCYADKYNICSSFIPGSGPQVMYLTLQAHELGHNWNCQHDQLSAGTIMQATINPSKIWSFMSKDAVKNYIEFQGLAGGCLPFCPGSGVPMPDFTSDKVYGCQPMTVKFKDLSTNTTDWKWSFPGGTPGTSTEQNPTVVYRVAGFYEVSLEASNPRCKMSITKLNYIEVNDSPIANFSFGVNGKEVFFIDLSQRAKEYFWNFGDGETSEDPNPQHTYDRDTSYDVTLTVVNDCGSSTIKKRVNVVSLPIADFEADTTGGCAPKNIKFIDKSTNNVKKWEWLFTGGNPSVSFAQNPIVRYDNPGTYDVKLTVYSSSSNNKLTKKLYITIDSLPDAEISNSLNGSIATFTGISRYAKTHFWDFGDNTTSTEINPVHNYKDGRYEVMYIVSNGCGSDTARTVVTIGAKPIAGFQVADPKGCLPFTVQFQNTSTISATDYKWYFPGGNPSTSVQKNPLVTYNSVGKYNVSLVASNFQYSDSVGYADFIEVKTVPTVDFTNAIIGFKSAFTSQATGASSYFWQFGDTKTSTEANPVHDYGVEGEFDVRLIVSNDCGQDTFDKHIAVYLVPKVDFTADTIKGCVPFTVNFKDRSSIDVNEWNWEFENGNPATSTQKNPVVTYTKKGKFAVKLTVKNTNGNNGRTKLQYIVVVSSVLCPEKPKKDRNLVDSKIIEFPFDLGFESRSRINEMSEEVPFVYPNPAKDYITVVTEASSSNPVQLELYNLSGNRMAKYKTNDTVYKIQTESLRSGTYYLRIQDGSSAVIRKFVISE, from the coding sequence ATGAAACACATTTTACCCCTGATTTTAATGTTTATCTTCTGTCAAATGGCCATTTCACAGACAGTTGTAATGAAACCTTTTGATGCACCTGCAGCACATAGTAAGGTATCTTATTTAAAAGAATACAGTCTATTACAGACCAGTGTAAAGGACATTCAGAAAGTCCTTAACACGACACCCGGAAATATATACAAGCTCATATTGAGAACTCCGGAACATGCATTTCAATTAGAGCTTTTTGAATATTCCCTGAGTGCTCCAGACCGGATCCGGACCACAGGAGGCATCGATGATATCAAAATGCTTCCTGCAAGAACAGACTTACGCACATTCAAAGGAACTGTAAATGGTATTAATAATTCATTGGTATCAATGACCATTGCCGATGGATTTTTACACCTAATGATCGACGACCGAAGCGAGCGTTATTTTATTGATAAAATGGAAGACCCTGATAAACAATTTATCAGTGAAGAAGATGTCCAGCAATTTGTATTGTATAAAGCAAGTGATGTATTGCCGGTTCCAGGAGTCAGTTGCGGTGCAACAGCATTAAACAAAGGTCTTGAAGATGCAAAACACCAAGTTCGCATTCATTCAGATTCAAGAAACAGAGCATGTTTAACTACTTTTATTGCATTGGCAGCTGATTTTACAATGATTTTAAAACATGGTGGTCCAAATGGTGTAGATAATTTTATGATGGCCAATCTGGCGGATGTTCAAACTGTATTTGATGATGAGTTTTATTATGAAATTGAATACGTTCAAACAGCTACCTGGATCGCTGATATGCCAAATACAGATCCATTTAATGGGATCAATGACATTTTTGCTGAATTAGATAAATTCAGACAAATAGGGGATATTCTCTTTGCAGGTGCCGGTTATGTGGTTGCTACTTGTTGGACTTCAAAATTTACATCAGGAGCCATTGGAGTTGCTTATTTACCCGGTGTATGCTATGCTGATAAATACAATATTTGCAGTTCGTTTATCCCAGGTAGTGGACCACAAGTCATGTACCTAACCTTGCAGGCTCATGAATTAGGGCACAATTGGAATTGTCAGCATGATCAATTGAGTGCAGGAACAATTATGCAAGCAACGATCAACCCAAGTAAAATTTGGAGTTTCATGTCTAAGGATGCTGTTAAAAATTATATTGAATTCCAGGGTTTAGCAGGTGGGTGTTTGCCATTTTGTCCAGGTTCTGGCGTTCCAATGCCTGATTTTACATCGGATAAAGTCTACGGTTGCCAGCCAATGACTGTAAAATTTAAAGATTTATCTACCAATACAACTGATTGGAAATGGTCATTCCCCGGCGGAACACCGGGAACTTCTACTGAACAAAATCCTACAGTAGTGTATCGGGTTGCTGGATTCTATGAAGTCAGCCTGGAAGCAAGCAATCCTCGTTGTAAAATGTCCATTACAAAACTGAATTATATAGAAGTAAATGATTCACCCATTGCTAATTTTAGTTTTGGAGTAAATGGAAAAGAGGTATTTTTTATTGACCTGTCTCAACGTGCAAAAGAATATTTTTGGAATTTCGGAGATGGAGAAACCAGTGAAGATCCAAATCCACAGCATACGTACGATCGTGATACAAGTTATGATGTGACTTTGACTGTAGTGAATGATTGTGGATCAAGTACAATCAAAAAACGGGTTAATGTGGTTAGTTTGCCAATTGCAGATTTTGAAGCAGATACTACAGGAGGTTGTGCGCCTAAGAATATTAAGTTCATTGATAAATCAACCAACAACGTTAAGAAATGGGAGTGGTTATTTACGGGAGGCAATCCATCGGTATCCTTTGCACAAAATCCAATTGTCCGCTACGATAATCCAGGGACTTATGATGTCAAATTAACTGTTTACAGTTCGTCATCTAATAACAAGCTGACTAAAAAATTATACATCACCATAGACAGTTTGCCGGATGCAGAAATATCAAATTCACTCAATGGAAGTATTGCAACATTTACCGGAATTTCAAGATATGCAAAAACACATTTTTGGGATTTTGGAGACAATACAACAAGTACAGAGATCAATCCGGTGCATAATTACAAAGACGGCCGTTATGAAGTGATGTATATTGTGAGCAATGGATGTGGAAGTGATACAGCAAGGACAGTGGTTACGATAGGAGCAAAACCAATAGCCGGATTTCAGGTAGCAGATCCAAAAGGATGTTTACCATTTACCGTACAGTTTCAAAATACATCGACCATTTCAGCAACGGATTATAAGTGGTATTTCCCAGGAGGGAATCCATCAACCAGTGTACAGAAAAATCCATTGGTTACTTACAACAGTGTGGGTAAATACAATGTAAGTTTAGTAGCTTCAAATTTTCAATATTCGGATTCAGTAGGTTATGCAGATTTTATTGAAGTTAAAACAGTTCCAACAGTAGACTTTACCAATGCAATCATAGGATTTAAATCAGCATTTACCAGCCAGGCCACAGGAGCCAGTTCTTATTTTTGGCAATTTGGCGATACAAAAACCAGTACTGAAGCAAACCCGGTACATGATTATGGAGTGGAAGGAGAATTTGATGTACGATTGATTGTATCCAATGATTGCGGTCAGGATACATTTGACAAACACATTGCGGTGTATCTGGTACCAAAAGTAGATTTCACAGCAGATACGATCAAGGGATGTGTCCCATTCACAGTAAATTTCAAAGACAGATCCTCGATAGACGTCAATGAGTGGAACTGGGAATTTGAAAATGGAAATCCAGCAACTTCAACACAAAAGAATCCAGTAGTAACTTATACGAAGAAAGGAAAATTCGCAGTAAAACTGACGGTAAAGAATACAAATGGAAATAATGGTCGTACCAAACTACAATACATAGTCGTAGTATCTTCAGTGTTGTGTCCGGAAAAACCAAAGAAAGACCGGAATTTAGTGGATAGTAAAATTATAGAGTTTCCATTCGATCTGGGATTTGAATCAAGATCCCGAATCAATGAGATGAGTGAAGAAGTTCCCTTTGTATATCCAAATCCAGCCAAGGATTACATAACAGTTGTAACAGAAGCAAGCAGCAGCAATCCGGTACAACTGGAATTGTACAATTTATCCGGAAACCGGATGGCAAAGTACAAAACCAATGATACGGTATATAAAATACAAACAGAGAGCTTGCGAAGTGGAACGTACTATTTACGAATTCAGGATGGCAGCAGTGCAGTCATACGCAAATTTGTGATATCAGAATAA
- a CDS encoding mannose-1-phosphate guanylyltransferase → MAGGIGSRFWPLSRNQKPKQFLDILDSGRSFIQMTYDRLCNIVPPSNIWVVSHVDYEDLVYQQLPQINPKQVLLEPSRKNTAPCILYAAKTIAAIDPDAKLFIAPSDHLILNESQFIEDIQHGFEFINKHPEYLLTFGIHASRPDTGYGYINFDKEQGLDQTIYPVNRFVEKPDLKTAESYLESGDYVWNSGMFLWNVQTILNEFKQYAPTLYNLFEDFNQDSDISLLYYQCPSDSIDYAVMEKSPNVQVKTVDFGWTDLGTWGSLYEILEKDEHHNAALAPDYLLNKSNSNLIKDAEGKLIVVHGLDNLLVINTKDVLLICHRKEEQTIKQIVALVETQFGKTKT, encoded by the coding sequence ATGGCAGGTGGCATCGGAAGTCGTTTTTGGCCATTAAGCCGGAATCAAAAACCAAAGCAATTTTTAGATATCCTGGATAGTGGAAGAAGCTTTATCCAAATGACCTATGATCGATTATGTAACATAGTACCTCCATCCAATATATGGGTGGTGAGTCATGTAGATTATGAAGATCTGGTATATCAACAATTGCCGCAAATAAATCCAAAACAGGTTTTACTGGAACCCAGTCGAAAAAACACAGCACCCTGTATTTTATATGCTGCTAAAACAATTGCGGCAATTGATCCGGATGCGAAATTATTTATTGCTCCATCCGATCATCTCATTTTAAATGAATCTCAATTCATTGAAGACATTCAACACGGATTTGAATTTATTAATAAACATCCTGAATACTTACTGACTTTTGGCATCCACGCTTCCAGACCTGATACTGGTTACGGTTATATCAACTTTGACAAGGAACAAGGATTGGATCAAACGATCTATCCGGTAAATCGCTTTGTGGAAAAGCCCGATTTAAAAACAGCCGAATCCTATCTTGAAAGTGGAGATTATGTTTGGAATTCAGGAATGTTTTTGTGGAATGTTCAAACGATATTAAATGAGTTTAAACAATATGCACCTACCCTATACAATTTATTTGAAGACTTTAATCAAGATTCAGATATAAGCTTACTGTATTACCAATGTCCATCCGATTCAATTGATTATGCAGTGATGGAAAAATCTCCAAACGTCCAGGTTAAAACAGTTGATTTTGGCTGGACTGATCTGGGAACCTGGGGTTCTTTATACGAAATACTGGAAAAAGATGAACATCATAATGCAGCTCTTGCACCTGACTATTTATTAAACAAAAGCAATTCTAATTTAATCAAGGATGCAGAAGGAAAATTGATTGTCGTACATGGTTTGGATAATTTGTTGGTAATTAATACTAAAGATGTTTTACTAATTTGTCACCGAAAGGAAGAACAAACCATTAAACAAATTGTGGCACTGGTGGAGACGCAATTTGGAAAAACTAAAACCTAA
- a CDS encoding pyridoxal phosphate-dependent aminotransferase, with translation MAETLIPSEIIKLASEVNHKIQLGEEIFNLTIGDFNPAIFPIPKELEEAIIKAYQSGHTNYPAANGMAELRKILSAVIHNKLGLDYSPDEILVSGGARPLIYAIYKTLLDKGDLVLFPVPSWNNNHYCHLSEACGQALEVSAAQNFMPTAADIKPFIEQATLIALCSPQNPTGTVFSRETLLEICELVKNENKRRTGNQKPLYIMYDQIYWELTFGETKHYDPVSLEPALRDYVIYVDGLSKVFAATGVRVGWSFGPKKLIDQMRAILSHIGAWAPKAEQMAAAWFLQNTEAVQAYLDWFKPEIHHRLTALYDGILKLKNMGFPIDIINPQAAIYLTVQCPWKGKSVNGSKVLETQQMVTAFLLDTCKIAIVPFKAFGSSDDSDWYRISVGTLEKNHVDSIISGFKKGMEQLRDS, from the coding sequence ATGGCCGAAACCTTAATCCCCTCTGAAATCATCAAATTAGCTTCAGAAGTAAACCATAAAATTCAGCTCGGCGAAGAAATATTTAACCTAACCATCGGCGATTTTAATCCAGCTATTTTCCCAATTCCTAAAGAGCTTGAAGAGGCAATTATTAAGGCTTACCAATCCGGGCATACCAATTATCCGGCTGCAAATGGTATGGCAGAATTGCGGAAAATTTTATCTGCTGTAATTCATAATAAATTGGGATTAGACTACAGTCCGGATGAAATATTGGTTTCCGGAGGCGCAAGGCCTTTAATTTATGCCATTTACAAAACCTTGCTGGACAAAGGGGATTTGGTCTTGTTTCCGGTCCCTTCCTGGAATAATAATCACTATTGTCATTTAAGCGAAGCTTGCGGACAAGCCCTCGAGGTGAGTGCGGCTCAAAATTTTATGCCTACAGCTGCAGACATCAAACCATTTATAGAACAGGCTACTCTGATTGCATTGTGTTCACCCCAAAATCCTACCGGGACCGTTTTTTCAAGGGAAACGCTCTTGGAAATTTGCGAGTTGGTTAAAAATGAAAATAAACGCAGAACCGGCAATCAAAAGCCCTTGTATATCATGTACGACCAAATTTATTGGGAATTGACTTTTGGTGAAACCAAACATTATGATCCCGTCAGCTTGGAACCAGCTTTGAGGGATTATGTAATCTATGTGGATGGGCTTTCTAAAGTATTTGCAGCAACCGGTGTCCGGGTGGGTTGGTCTTTTGGTCCAAAGAAATTGATTGACCAGATGCGTGCTATATTATCTCATATAGGTGCCTGGGCACCCAAAGCAGAACAAATGGCTGCTGCCTGGTTTTTACAAAATACAGAAGCTGTGCAAGCCTACCTCGATTGGTTTAAACCAGAGATCCACCATCGGTTAACAGCACTTTATGATGGGATTCTTAAATTAAAAAACATGGGTTTTCCAATAGACATTATAAATCCACAAGCTGCTATTTATTTAACGGTACAATGTCCCTGGAAAGGCAAATCTGTAAATGGCTCAAAAGTTTTGGAAACCCAACAAATGGTAACTGCATTTTTATTGGATACCTGTAAAATTGCCATTGTGCCGTTTAAAGCATTTGGTTCATCAGATGATTCAGATTGGTATCGCATTTCAGTTGGTACTCTTGAAAAAAATCATGTCGATTCAATTATTTCCGGATTTAAAAAAGGAATGGAACAATTGAGGGATAGCTGA
- a CDS encoding TIGR00730 family Rossman fold protein, giving the protein MSINNKLNNIQYLNGPMSRFAELRFALDVFWDLFRGIRKLYFTGPCVTIFGSARFKEDNPYYKMAEHLGAEIANLGFTIMTGGGPGIMEAANKGAQSVGGKSVGCNIELPHEQIPNPYLDTWVSMKYFFTRKTMLIKYSYAFVVLPGGFGTMDEFFESMTLIQTGKLIHFPVIIYGKEYHKELCDFLDKMEQEKTISPIDRDLFLVSDSPEEIIQHIKSNFNIKKVLRPFNISQPIKWLFEKN; this is encoded by the coding sequence ATGAGCATAAATAACAAATTAAATAATATTCAATACCTGAATGGTCCTATGAGCAGGTTTGCCGAATTGCGATTTGCTTTGGATGTCTTTTGGGATTTGTTTAGGGGAATCCGAAAACTCTATTTTACAGGTCCTTGCGTTACAATTTTTGGATCTGCCCGATTTAAGGAGGATAATCCGTATTATAAGATGGCAGAGCATTTAGGTGCCGAAATCGCTAATTTGGGATTCACCATCATGACGGGTGGCGGTCCAGGTATCATGGAAGCAGCAAACAAGGGTGCACAATCAGTAGGTGGTAAATCCGTTGGGTGTAACATTGAATTACCCCATGAGCAAATTCCAAATCCCTATTTGGATACCTGGGTGAGCATGAAGTATTTTTTTACTCGTAAAACCATGCTGATTAAATATTCCTATGCCTTCGTTGTATTGCCAGGTGGTTTTGGTACCATGGATGAATTTTTTGAATCCATGACACTCATTCAAACAGGGAAACTCATCCATTTTCCTGTAATCATTTATGGAAAAGAATATCATAAAGAACTTTGTGATTTTCTGGATAAAATGGAGCAGGAAAAAACCATTTCGCCCATTGACCGGGATCTTTTTCTGGTATCCGACAGTCCTGAAGAAATAATTCAACACATTAAATCGAATTTCAATATTAAAAAAGTCTTGCGTCCGTTTAATATTAGCCAACCGATAAAATGGTTGTTTGAAAAGAATTAG
- a CDS encoding energy transducer TonB, with translation MTPEKTPIQQSVFENRNTKYGAYQLRRQYNHNMTLGILISVGVFLTVVLLFNINWSDTDEYQMMQEVQLEPIPELELPKFSIKQAAPDHAQKKSSPKESEQKKVVKEEPKQKPQTQKQEVLDTIVSKTLDESQSQSSETEGEQAFDFVDVMPQYPGGSSSLSRFISSKLVYPNTALRNKIEGVVIVGFVVDKEGKVRNPRIIKSLYPACDEEALRVLRLIDQWIPAKNANRNVSFNFKMPIEFKLNR, from the coding sequence ATGACACCAGAAAAGACACCGATTCAACAGAGCGTTTTCGAAAACAGAAATACGAAGTACGGTGCTTACCAGTTAAGAAGACAATACAATCATAATATGACTTTGGGCATCTTGATTTCAGTAGGTGTTTTTTTAACAGTTGTTCTCCTCTTTAATATTAATTGGAGTGATACCGATGAGTACCAAATGATGCAGGAAGTTCAACTCGAACCAATTCCTGAATTGGAATTACCAAAATTTAGTATTAAACAAGCAGCTCCTGATCATGCGCAAAAAAAATCAAGTCCAAAAGAAAGTGAGCAGAAAAAAGTGGTAAAAGAGGAACCAAAACAAAAACCGCAAACACAAAAACAAGAAGTATTGGATACCATTGTTTCCAAAACGCTTGACGAATCGCAATCACAATCATCAGAAACTGAAGGCGAACAAGCCTTTGATTTTGTTGATGTCATGCCACAGTACCCGGGAGGCAGTTCATCCTTGTCGCGTTTTATTTCATCTAAATTGGTTTATCCAAATACAGCACTTCGCAATAAAATTGAAGGGGTTGTGATCGTTGGATTTGTAGTTGACAAAGAAGGAAAAGTACGCAATCCCCGAATTATTAAATCCTTATATCCTGCATGTGATGAAGAAGCATTGCGCGTACTTCGATTGATTGATCAATGGATTCCAGCAAAGAATGCAAACAGGAATGTAAGTTTTAATTTTAAAATGCCTATTGAGTTTAAGTTAAACCGTTGA